TGTATTAAAGTGGCGTAAGTGGAATATTTATTATTGATCGTTTAATtaactaaaattattttcctgCTCGAGTTactttggtattggtatttttatcAGTTCGGCTAGATGTTGTaggcattttgtgaaaaaaacaaacttgtatgtttggaatttttttttctttttgagaaATACCGGTAAATGGTTGAGAACCATTTGATAGATTTCAGTGATGGATAAAGTTCCAACTTCATTAATTTCTGTTTATTCTAAAAAAGTAGTTTCATCAGACAATCTCATTCCATATCTTGTATGATTTCGTATCAATTATACGAGTgttttttaacgtttttgtTATCTTTATCcggttcgaaaaaaaatttaagcttgTGATAAGGATTACATATATAGGTGTACGAATGAACGAACTGATTTCTAATTATATGTTGCCTTAATTAGACTTTTTAACTTGAGAACTATAATGATTTTACTCTACGAATATTTTCGTTAATTTACTCATCTAATCGTAATACCGCCAGATGTTCACACAGTAGTTCTAAAAATCACTCTCTCTCTTTACAGGGAACTGATTTATTTCGAGGGGTCGGATTCGAGAAACACCAGCGTCGATATCGCCCAAAATGCTAGTCTTACAAACAGTTCAACTCCGAAAACAGATTCAAAACCTGTATACGCCAGCGATTTCAATTCACCGGCTACGGAATACAAAGAATTTACGAATTTAGCCCGAGACTATACCACTAAGGCCAATGTAACTTTCGAGGATACGCCGCCTAAGATACCGATAATCGAGCCCGTAGTCGATAATAATTACGACGATAATTCTGTCAAAGAACCAGTTGCTTCCAATGGTGTACAGCAAGATCAGCCACCAGCTTACCAGCAAACAACGCCGCATACCCATAAAGAAATGGGCAATGATCAAGAACGCAACAAACACGACGACAGAAACGGTGCTTCGAATAATTACGATCGTAACGGTGGCAAAAATTTCAGACCTCGTGATAATAGAGACGGAGCTAACGATAACGATAGAAGCTCCGGCGATGCCAGAAATTTTTCCAGTAATGCGAATCGCAGCTACGAACGTAAACCGTATGACAACGCGCCAGATTCCGAAAGAAACGGCGGTGGTAACAGGAATTACTCTCGGGATTCGAATCGTGATCGCGACGGATATTCGGGTCCCGATCGTAGAAGAAATTTCAACGATAGACCTTATCGAAGAAGTAACGATATGGTCGATAACGCTTCTAGTCCCGATGGAGCGACGAAACCGTATCGTGGCAGTTACCAGAATGATCGAAATGACGCGGCCGATCACAACGGCGACTATGACGGTGGTGCTAAACCTCGGGGTGGTTATCAGAATAGATATAACGCTCAAGGTAGAAACGGCGGTTACCCGAATTATAACGAAAACAATGTTAATTTTAAGGTAAGACGAACGAAGGGTTGAAATGCTGAAGTTCGAATCTGTTAATTTTAATGTGGCTGGGTTTTTTTCTGTTGCAGGGAAACACTTCTTTCGATAGAGATTCCAGGAAACAGGCGCCTTTGCCGAATGAAGTGAAACAGTTGGAAccgaataaaatattcaatgtGTGTACCTCTTGATACgatcgtcgttgttgttgtgtTGTGTTCTTCATTTATTGATTTGTTTTCGATCATTAGGTTACGATTGTATCGATTAATCAAGCTATGGGATCGTGTTATGTACGAATTGCCGACAACGAAGGCATTTTCCAGAACATGTCGAAAAGTCTCAACAGTGAACATTTTACGCCATTACGTGACTTTGGCGCTAAAACTAAATGTGTGGCTTTGTATAAAAACGTTTGGTAAGTGAGCTAAATCTCTTTGCTTATTAGAAGTTTATAGAATCGCGCATGATTCACGTAatctaatatttttgaaaatcagatctTATATTTTGCTCATCTTTTGTTCTTTGATTTATATTTCAGGCATCGAGGTATTGTACAAAGTACTAATCCGCTACGTTTCTATCTCATCGATGTCGGAGTCGAATCACAAGTCGACGAACAAAGCCTTCGAAGTATTCCAACTGCTTATGTCCAATATCGTCCATTTGTAAGTATCGTATCATTCATCCAAGCTACTCAGTAAATTCGTTTCGATGCGTACGTGttctgtataatttttcattcgttgcAGGCTTGGCACGTTACGCTTGCAAACGTACCGCATGAAGATTTAACTCAATGGCTCTCCGAAAATAAACTCATCTCCATTAAAGCTACGTGTATGAATCAGGTtagtactgattttttttcaaatttcgtttaATTTAGATTCGAAGGGGTTATCTTTTAACCATATTTTGTCCATTATGTTTGCGTAGGCGAAACGATGCTTCGAAGCCGAAGTAGTACCTTTCGAACAGAAAGTGGCTGAAGCACGAAAAGAATGTGATGAAGAGCAACGATCGCCGGCATCTTTGCCAAAAACACCGACGACTGCTCCAGTCCCGCCACCAGCAGCCCCGGTTCCATCGCCAGCAGCACGTGTTGAATCAAAACCGAAAGATACCGGCGAAACTCTCCAACAAGGAGTACCGTCAGAGGTAACCCTAAGAACCTGGCTCAATACCGCTTTCAGTTAAGAAGATGCTAAATGTCAGTTTGATGTTTTTCAGGTCATCGTTACGTTTCTCAAAAGCGAGAATGAATTCTTCGTCGCGGTTAAAAACCCGTTAATAGAATTGAGTGAAAAATTAGCCGGCGAAGATATTGCATCGTTGTCGCCGTTCATTGATTTTCAAGATGGCGGTTTGGCTATGGCGCAATTTTTGGGCGATTGGTTAGTTTTGTTGTGAAGTTGAGCTtttaatcatcaatttttcaaaaaatcattccaacgatttttttcccttctagGTATCGTGTTAAAGTTCTAGGTAGAAGTCCTGTCAAAGTGCAAGTCTATTTCATCGATTACGGAAACAAAGAAGTATGCGAAGCTAAAACGTTGAAAGCATTGCCGGATTCCTATAAAACTATTCCTCCTTTGGTAATATCGTTGAATTGCGACTTGAAATTCTAAATGTTTCGTAAAAATCTAATATGTTCGTGAATTTTGATTCTGTCACTGTAGGCGATTGAAGTGAAACTCTATCGTGGAACACTTGCCGCCGAAAATGTAACTGATAATGCGCTGATTACGATTACACCGCTGAAAATGGAAAACGATTCAACTTGGTTGGTAGCGGTAGGAGACAAATCTAAAGACTTCTCGTCAATCATGCGGGAATTACAAACGTTATCGTTATCGACCGCCGCAACTCAGCCAACTCCGCCAGCTACGCCTAAACCTCGTGTAAACGTAGACTTTATCATCACGTTCGCTGTATCGAAAAGCGAAGTTTACGGTGTGTTTAGATCGAATGGCAAACTCTTAGAAAGCGTCGCCAATATACCCACACCATCTACGCAACTTAAGACAGCGCCTGTTTTGAATAAGATATACGCTAAGGATTTCGAAGGCTTGTGGTAAGTTTAACCCATCAACATTCatcgtgaattttttcgtaatcacttttttaaaactttttttccaagcGATATGTTCAATCACAGATCCGTTGGTTAATTAATACGCAcgtgtttgtaattttttcgcagGTGTCGAGCTCGTGTAATAAGTGTGAATCCGATCAAGATATATTTCATCGATTACGGTAATTCGGAGGAGTGTACTATTGATCAACTATTCGAAATACCCGAAGAATTACAGAATAATCCGCCTCCTTTGGTGAGTTGAATTAACATCAATTATCGCGTTTAGTTTACGCTTTTGTAGTTTTCACTCTGCTTCTTCTGTTGAATTCGTATTTttagttcgaaaaattttatgatttctcGAAAGTAGAGGTGTCGCGTCGGTTTTTTTGTTCTTGAAGCATAAGTTGAGTAATGggtattggaaaaaatgtaaaaatcacatgttttagtaattttgatgatttttagttTAAATTTGAGATgtctgaaaattatttaaaagatttttaaaaaattttcgaatcatcTGACTGATACATCCTGAAATCGAGAAATTTTGTGATTGATAGCAACATTTTGGTTCGATACTGAATAAAGTTGTTCCAAGTTATTTTATTTGAGAATTTGACATCATGTCTCTCGATTTCATTGAGATTATCTTCACCTAGGGAAATACTCACTTACTGAGAAAATCATCATCGGTTTGTCTTTGAGCTATTCTGAAGGGTAGGAGGGTAAGGGAGGAACTTCTCTCGTCTTTTTTCGAAGGATAAATCTTTCTGGTCCGCCTATTcgtcgtacgaaaaaaaattctgagcaTAAATGCAGTGTcattttgtaattaaaattcTATTCAAGGCAACCCTGGCCattaaaattggagaaaatatctgtaaaaatttttaaaatcacgtttctTCATTTCTAAcaaataatttaatatttttacaaaaagtgttcggaatgaaattcattttcggaAGGGTCACTTATCGGTCATTCCCCTCTTTTAGTCTCACAGTTGTAAAACTCTgccttttggtaaaattgttgaaatttcgctTTCAGCCTGAAGTACtaacaattttgttaaaattgtccaaaagtctcgtctttcgtcaaaaattcctgaaaaactGTCCTTTTGTagcaagttttccaaaaatgcccaaaaaatatggattttttcgaaatccaaaattgcaaaaaatgctcTCTTTTTCACGTAGAATTTGGATAAAGTGTCGcgttcttgacaaaaattgcgaaaaagtatcattttccCCCAttaagttttgcttttttcctaacaattgacaaaaattcacgctttttagccaaattcctaaaaaatttacttcttttcaaaaaattactcaaaattctaGTTTTTGTTGAAAGTCTcgctttatcaaaaaaattatattttttttgaaagccaaacttgctcaaaaacaaaaatttctggttttttgctaaatttgtcaaagttttgttttttgacaacttttctcAAGAATTTCTCCAaaccaaagttactttttttcccCCCAGAAATTGCTAATAAATAATAGcgaaaaagtcctgcttttttgtgaaaattgccaaGTCTTGCCTTGTCGTTGTGCCAAAAACTGTAATTctcgcattttcaaaaattgacaaaatttttgcgttttagcgaaatggctgaaaattgtcgtttgtttgtaaaaaattccaagtgttaccttttttttcaaaaattgtcctgaAGACTCGCTTTTTTTGgccgaaattataaaaaagtctattttgaataaaaaatccaaatttttgctgaaattgtccaAGTTATGTATTTTGCTATTTtgctgtaaaataaaattaacaaaaatctcccgttttagaaaaattccttaaaaattttacttttttccaaatattgtcCAAAGGTTTCGTTTTTCGTCAGAAATTGCCCAAAACTCCTTCCTTTTGCtagaattgtcaaagtcttgctttttgtcaaaaattgtaatttttttagaaatttcaaaaattctcgtgttaatgtcaaaaagttgcaaaatagtcaatttttcaaaatttgagacttagtttttttttttggtcatttattctgcattttattttttccatttttttagaacaaaattccagttttcatGACCCTGAACTatgcccccctccccttccaatTTCCAACCTGTATCTAAACTAAGAATTTTCCAAAtctatttctggcaaaaattacaCACCAAATATTGTACAAATATCAAGCTTGGTGGGGCACGAGAGACTgtcaaaatcgaatttttctacTCGCAAGaatatttttctatattttgttGGTGAATGATGCAAGAATCTGGTGATTTGAGTAACGCATCTTTCGAGTTTCAAACTGAGTCTCCTCCCATTCCCTATCAGTggtgaaaattgtacaaaaatgccttgaaaaattataaattttgtcaTAGAAtctgattggaaatttttcggaTGCATCGactgaactttttaaaaactttcaccaacattttttttttaaatattagtgGAAGGATCTTTTAAtgtttcgccaaaatttgacattcatttttaaactttgtCGAACTCCAAGAAAACGACtttttagagaaattgaaacgaaattaACGTGAAATATTCCATATGGTTTTGAAACATGTGGCAGGTGCCGAATGAGGGTTGACAGGAAAGAATAAATGTGTATTCATGAAGGAAGAAGGGTCGTCGTACTATGTGTGAATTAATGCAGATGTCGAGACACAAAAAAGACAAATGTGTCGCTTGAGAAAACAAAACGACGAGTCGACGACTTCTTTTGTCGAACTGATGGTTAACATAAGACTAGTATTTAATACTGTTTAATTATCTTTCAACAGGCTGTGAAAATGGTATTGGAAAAAGAAAGTAAAGAGATTCTCGAATATGGAGCATTTGTTAGCGTATCGTGGGTAAGTTGGTAATTTTCATGATACTTTCATGTTAACGGTCTAGTTTCActtatgtacgtctacgtacattcctctattatttattattctaatactcgattttattttcaaacaggATCAGGAGAATGATACGTATCTCTTATTACGTGATGCAGCCGATTCCTCGGGTATCCCCCCGGCCTCGATCGTAAgtgcctaaaaaaaaaaattaaaagtacaaaaaaatcgttaaagACTTTTGTAGTTGTAGAACTAAATGTTAGTTATTTCTATTCTTGGAGTTTCGTTATTGTTACTTTGTTAAGCGAATCCcagttgtattttttcattgacttatttctcttttttttgacctCGTTTTTTTGTACCtcgaagttttgatttttgaatatagtttatttctctaaaaaatgtttggtttttGAACGTTCAGCATGGATAGATTACGTAATTACGTATGTACGTTGAATTTATTATAAGTTATCGTGTGTGTCGAGTAATTCGACAAGAAACTAAATCGAAATCTAAGCTTTTGTATTACCTACTTGCTCGATAAGTATCGTTAGATTTTTAATATgcctgatttgaaattttattaactGTCGAGGTTTGCTAGAAATATCATGCTTAAAGAATTATGTAGGAAATTGTACAGTGGTCGCAATGTGTGAGTGAAACGATAATAAAAAGAGGGGAGTAGGAATTCTGCTCAAAAGTTTCCACATTAGTCTAAAGATAGAATCTCGATAGCATTATCGAATGATATCAGTAGATTAGCGAATCGTTCGGAAATACGCCATGTTACATTATTTAAACGACAACAAATTCTTGGAATTATTCTTTGTCTAGATTTTGGTGATAAATTCTCTCTCTCTGAAAAAAAAGGTGGTCCCCAAACTACGCAAATTCCGATCGAAGTGTACTAAAGATAACGTATTATTATGGCCAAAGGACGAAAAATACACAACTGGGAACACGACAGTGGTTTTTTATAGTCTCTTGATTCTTGGATAGAAATTATTAGAATGACAGATCGGTTTATTTTTGGTATAGGTGAACGTCGTGTCCGCTTTAGGAGATTCAAATTACGCCGTGATTTTAGAAGAGAATCGTAACGTGTACAAGTATATCAATCGGGAAATTAACGCGAACGTTGATCAATTaagaaaaccgaaaaaaatcaacattaacGATCTGTGTCTGGGCATTTACGAAGATCAAAATTGGTGAGTACACGACAACACATGTGCTGTAGTAGTACCACATCTGCGCTTCAGTGTTAGtggctttttttttacttttgcaATTTCTTTCCTGCTTCGGTGATGATTTCTGTAGATTCGTAGATTGCGTTTTATATATCGTATATAAGTAGTATTTtcttgtgtgtgtgtgtgtgtgtgtgtgatttTGACTCTCACGGTAAGGAGAGGAGAGGCGATTTTCTGTTCGGTTGAAATCAGACTTGACAAGTGAGTTTTTGCCTCAATCCTCTTCTTTCTAATCCACCCTCGTACAGGTTCTAAATCAGgtattgtatttattttttttatcactttctCGAAATATCTGTCCGATTGGtttgagagggagggagggagggggagagatGGGATATATTGGATTTAATTTTGGTTCATATTGAAACATGCACCAATGCGTGAGGATTATTTGCTTGTTTTCTATCATTTGACTTCGTacgaaaacgtgatttttacaacaaaactgAACAGGTTGCTCTGGTTGTTGTAtgatataagtaggtaagtgaaatttaaatgaaatgttgttgaattttttttacgtcgTTCCATTGGGTGAAAATTCCAAGTGATCTGAAGCAATATTACCATCTGTACATAAATAATAAGACCTGCTAAAATAATCATAccaagtaatttttcaacggCCATTCTTTTTGAAGAGCgagctgaatttttcaaaatgatgagtTGAGCTATAAGCACTAATTACCCGACGTcttttagtttatttatttatgttatgtacttatgtaattttttttggtattttctgaaatctcaaaaattctaaaaattacagttccgttgtttttaatttttctacatgatttggacggtttttaatttttacttcgtGAAATTTTGCAACAGAAATCGTGTTTCGTTTAAAATTCTCCTTTTCATATTATTCTAATTTTTGTGATtcgtgtgatttttaaaattgccaaatttttcgcCGTTTGTCATGTTTTACTTGTGCACgatgtttttctaaaaatttgaaccatATTTGAACATTGTTCTGTGATCTAGAAATAGGaagaataatttaaattcttGTTTGAATTGAAGTTGATAACGCTCTTTGTGCACAAagaaatttcgagttgaaaatagtagaaaaaattaaacaaaatccAAACGCTTCTCTACGTACAATTTCAGCTGCTTTgtttcatatttaaaattttgatgaatttttgaaaattttcaaagatttgtttCGCATACTGCATACTAAAAAGTGAGTGAacaaacccttgaaaaaattttgttttttccctgTATTTAAAATAATAGAATCAGTTTTGAGAGGGAAAAGGAGAaggatattattattttaaagaggtagctattttgaaaaattcttacgcagaattttaaatttccaaaaaaattcaacgatttcttttttgtttcaattttggaggAATATGAGCAGGGCTCATACTCttttactttttaagtaaccaagttactaaaaaCAATTTggttactatttttttttttttttttttacaattttttaaaatctatttttttattgatcttcaaaaaaaatgtgaatcatGTCATGAGTGAATAACTGGTTACGTTCCCTTTTCAGCGTTACGATTGCAAAAGCCTTGCcatctgctaaaattgtcactTTGCCAGTCTCTCTTTCTGCTAAAAATATTAAACAATTTCGtctttctgccaaaattgtcgcttttttgtaaattattttcggtaagtccaaattttttcaaaaattactcaaaagagTCTTTCTTgctttttcgccagaaattatcaaaaagtattacttttttCCAATGATTCTCTAGAAGTCCAGCTTcatgctaaaattgtcgaagtcatGATTCAAAATGTGACTGATTTGGCACAGAATGACCCTAAATTAAATCCCAGAGCACTTTCTTGCCCTTGAATTATTGTTCTTTTCGTTCAAataacttatcaaaaatttttcgattttttgcttttgtttttgccaaaaaattctaaatggctgaaaaatctcgctttttagttgaaaattgctaaatattgtcatttttcccctcatattattcgaaaagaaaatctcgtttttttgccatttattccaaaatttataactttttactaaaattgtcaaaaatgtttgctttttagtaaaattgctaaaaaaatttcttttatgCTAAAAATAGCATTAAAAAGTCtcccattttctaaaattgttgtCAAAGTTTTAGCTTCTGGTTCTGCTAataaaaagtcttacttttgtctaaattttcaaaaaatcttgatttttgcaaacaaattgccgaaagttgtcattttttgcagaaaaaaaatttttcaaacaagtttCTTTTAGGTCCAGTTTTTTACTGACATTGTCAGAGTCgcaattattgccaaaatttatcagaaattgtcgcgtttttatcaaaaattgctaaaaaaaaatcctgccattttttaaaattatcgtcAAAGTTTTCCTATCGGCCAACATtgtctaaatttccaaaaaatctgggGTTGCAGCCAAAAACTTTTCTAATGAATTATGTACTTTATGTTGTTCAAactaaaagtctcgcttttttgcctgTAGTTCccaaaagattcaattttttactaaaatagtCTCAAGTcatgctttttgccaaaaattatcaaaaattctcgctttctagcaaaattgcaaaaaaaaatctgacatttATTGTCAAAATATCGCTTCTGCCAACAATAGAAAAAAGTCTTACCTTTTGTCCgga
This region of Planococcus citri chromosome 5, ihPlaCitr1.1, whole genome shotgun sequence genomic DNA includes:
- the LOC135848661 gene encoding uncharacterized protein LOC135848661 isoform X3, which produces MTFVNDFDGWDPLTEHYNDESSKKYLSGAGAKMQSADSGQDNNRYVLWVHPLDSRHTEDSLKNIFSHYGEVIDVRIIYPRDGNIQDRQVYGFVTFKSQGAATNAVRGFNDSDKFDFKVSFSNSNRDRSYRNRNQGNSSRNYNDSGPPNRTNRDRPQYSSNDEHVSNVNGKEDRNSRTTTCEPDFDFKTKDRSRHSTTNRESVDNFSDNSKKPSLDQNVSYNRPRDNVKSSPRLPSTGSPSTSSSCNANNRTVATEHNNMETAVVSIKTETPCTTSFIKPGKCCFCSKKTFNVCKECRQNFCHAQCSLDGWRLHTGDECIKVAELIYFEGSDSRNTSVDIAQNASLTNSSTPKTDSKPVYASDFNSPATEYKEFTNLARDYTTKANVTFEDTPPKIPIIEPVVDNNYDDNSVKEPVASNGVQQDQPPAYQQTTPHTHKEMGNDQERNKHDDRNGASNNYDRNGGKNFRPRDNRDGANDNDRSSGDARNFSSNANRSYERKPYDNAPDSERNGGGNRNYSRDSNRDRDGYSGPDRRRNFNDRPYRRSNDMVDNASSPDGATKPYRGSYQNDRNDAADHNGDYDGGAKPRGGYQNRYNAQGRNGGYPNYNENNVNFKGNTSFDRDSRKQAPLPNEVKQLEPNKIFNVTIVSINQAMGSCYVRIADNEGIFQNMSKSLNSEHFTPLRDFGAKTKCVALYKNVWHRGIVQSTNPLRFYLIDVGVESQVDEQSLRSIPTAYVQYRPFAWHVTLANVPHEDLTQWLSENKLISIKATCMNQAKRCFEAEVVPFEQKVAEARKECDEEQRSPASLPKTPTTAPVPPPAAPVPSPAARVESKPKDTGETLQQGVPSEVIVTFLKSENEFFVAVKNPLIELSEKLAGEDIASLSPFIDFQDGGLAMAQFLGDWYRVKVLGRSPVKVQVYFIDYGNKEVCEAKTLKALPDSYKTIPPLAIEVKLYRGTLAAENVTDNALITITPLKMENDSTWLVAVGDKSKDFSSIMRELQTLSLSTAATQPTPPATPKPRVNVDFIITFAVSKSEVYGVFRSNGKLLESVANIPTPSTQLKTAPVLNKIYAKDFEGLWCRARVISVNPIKIYFIDYGNSEECTIDQLFEIPEELQNNPPPLAVKMVLEKESKEILEYGAFVSVSWDQENDTYLLLRDAADSSGIPPASIVNVVSALGDSNYAVILEENRNVYKYINREINANVDQLRKPKKININDLCLGIYEDQNWHRAKIINKSPLTIHFLDFGDDMKCTFDQIKEIPESVAKIPPLAFKVKTEEFVVLEEGSEVKITMIEELEHNYWKVATIKERDRSRVEIISDPKHIEKFTKKKAKASSSSSIPTTSSQEAIAIDDDIDDRRVMFRSKKERDDKSKTQTNIQEPSKEEPPKSQSSVKSFDESSLVFTRLSNIPKNYAKTVTTLSNGVENLSLIEPKRNSTFYDINVPIANHLLDMLRVDDKCVLIIHESLSDHEYSGMVICKRLEEVVESLDEMEKSAENAEPISAKMGDLVLTHVPGVNCWHRAYVVSEPTNVDQFYLLILFDVGMMYRSDEVYRLNDEYRDVPQLSVRINIVNFEPTPDDVSRLERRPSERW